The genome window GTAGAGTACATTCGCCAGTATTACGCGCAATGGGTATCCAGCAGAATACTGTTTGACATCCGCAATCAGCTGTTTTCCCATTTGCAGCGTCTCTCCATGCGATACTACAACAACACGAAAACGGGGGAAGTCATTTCCCGTGTGATCAATGATGTCGAGTCTACCAAGAGCTTTGTGGAAACAGGGCTCATGAATCTTTGGCTGGACTTGATTACGATCGTCCTCACGCTGGGGATTATGTTCTACATGGATCTCGAACTGACCATTGTGGCGATCATTGTGTTTCCGCTGTACAGCATCTCCGTCAAATACTTCTACAAGCGCCTGCGCCAGCTGACGAAGGATCGCTCGGCGGCACTGGCCAGACTGCAAGGACACTTGTACGAACGGGTGAACGGGATGTCGCTCATCCGCAGCTTCGCACTGGAAGAGCATGAAAGCAGGCAGTTCGCCAAGGAAAACAATCACTTTTTGGCAAAGGCACTGGCCCATACGCGTTGGAATGCAAACACCTTCGCGGTCGTCAATACGGTGACGGACATTGCGCCGCTGCTGGTGATCGCGTACGCCGGCTATCAGGTTATCGGCGGATCGATGAGCGTAGGGACTTTGGTCGCCTTTTACGCGTATCTCGATCGGCTTTACACCCCGCTGAGAAGATTGGTGAATTCCTCGACCGTGTTGACACAAGCGATCGCTTCTATGGATCGGATGTTTGAATTTATCGACGAATCGTATGACATTGTGGACCGGCCGGGAGCGCGTGAAATGCCTGTAGATCCGGTGACCAAGCGAATTCGCGGCGAGGTTCGCTTTGAAAACGTATCCTTCCGCTATCGGGAGGAAGGGCCGCTGGTGCTCGATCGGATCAACCTGACCATCGAGCCCGGTGAAACGGTTGCGATCGTGGGCATGTCGGGGGGCGGAAAATCTTCGCTGATCAGCCTTTTGCCCCGCTTTTGGGACGTGACGGATGGGCGGATCACGGTCGATGGCATGGATGTGCGGGACATCAAGCAACGGAATCTGCGGCACCACATCGGAATGGTCCAGCAGGATAACATCCTCTTTAGTGAGTCCGCGAAAGTGAACATCTTGATGGGGAATCCAGAAGCGGATGACGACGCTGTCGTGCGGGCAGCGCAGGCGGCCAACGCCCACGAGTTTATTTCCGACCTGCCAAACGGCTACGATACGGAATTGGGCGAGCGTGGCGTCAAGCTGTCTGGCGGCCAAAAACAAAGAGTAGCGATCGCGCGGGTGTTTCTTCGCGACCCGGGCATTCTGATTCTGGATGAAGCCACATCGGCGCTGGATTTGGAATCCGAGCACATGATCCAGGAATCGCTGGCCCGTCTGACCAAAGACCGCACCACCATCATTGTTGCCCACCGACTGTCGACCATCACGCACGCGGATAAAATTGTCGTGATGAAGGAAGGGCAGATCGTCGAGCAGGGCAAACACGAAGAGCTCCTGGAAAA of Brevibacillus choshinensis contains these proteins:
- a CDS encoding ABC transporter ATP-binding protein codes for the protein MSIRRYLSYVMPYWKQILGTILIGIIKFSIPLLLPLLIKYVIDDLLPSPLPQAEKMTQLFWLMLGAFLLFTVVRAPVEYIRQYYAQWVSSRILFDIRNQLFSHLQRLSMRYYNNTKTGEVISRVINDVESTKSFVETGLMNLWLDLITIVLTLGIMFYMDLELTIVAIIVFPLYSISVKYFYKRLRQLTKDRSAALARLQGHLYERVNGMSLIRSFALEEHESRQFAKENNHFLAKALAHTRWNANTFAVVNTVTDIAPLLVIAYAGYQVIGGSMSVGTLVAFYAYLDRLYTPLRRLVNSSTVLTQAIASMDRMFEFIDESYDIVDRPGAREMPVDPVTKRIRGEVRFENVSFRYREEGPLVLDRINLTIEPGETVAIVGMSGGGKSSLISLLPRFWDVTDGRITVDGMDVRDIKQRNLRHHIGMVQQDNILFSESAKVNILMGNPEADDDAVVRAAQAANAHEFISDLPNGYDTELGERGVKLSGGQKQRVAIARVFLRDPGILILDEATSALDLESEHMIQESLARLTKDRTTIIVAHRLSTITHADKIVVMKEGQIVEQGKHEELLEKRGVYHSLWSVQDLGTLQEMG